The following are encoded in a window of Lates calcarifer isolate ASB-BC8 linkage group LG20, TLL_Latcal_v3, whole genome shotgun sequence genomic DNA:
- the fgf13b gene encoding fibroblast growth factor 13b isoform X2 yields the protein MSGKTKSKEDKDHAAKEPQLKGIVTRLSSRQGFQLQMQPDGTIDGTKDEDSTYAVFNLIPVGLRVVAIQGVQTKLYLAMNNEGFLYTSEHFTPECKFKESVFENYYVTYSSMLYRQQASGRAWYLGLNKEGGIMKGNHVKKNKAAAHFIPKPLKVAMYREPSLHDLTELSRSGSGTPTKSRSASALLNGGGKTPSNNDLS from the exons ATGAGCGGAAAAACGAAAAGCAAAGAGGATAAAGACCATGCCGCCAAAG AGCCCCAGTTAAAGGGCATTGTGACCAGGCTTTCCAGTCGCCAGGGCTTCCAGCTGCAGATGCAGCCTGATGGCACCATTGATGGAACCAAGGATGAAGACAGCACCTACG CTGTGTTCAACCTGATCCCAGTGGGACTCCGTGTGGTGGCCATCCAGGGCGTCCAGACCAAACTCTACTTGGCAATGAACAACGAAGGCTTTCTCTACACCTCT GAACATTTTACCCCGGAGTGTAAGTTCAAGGAGTCGGTGTTCGAGAACTACTACGTCACGTACTCCTCCATGCTGTACCGGCAGCAGGCCTCAGGCAGGGCCTGGTACCTGGGACTCAACAAGGAAGGCGGAATCATGAAGGGCAACCACGTAAAGAAGAACAAGGCCGCTGCACACTTCATACCGAAACCGCTCAAAG tggcCATGTACAGGGAGCCCTCTCTCCATGACCTGACTGAACTCTCACGGTCAGGCAGCGGCACGCCGACCAAGAGTCGCAGCGCTTCGGCCCTACTTAACGGCGGAGGGAAGACACCCAGCAACAATGACTTATCCTAG
- the fgf13b gene encoding fibroblast growth factor 13b isoform X3, whose protein sequence is MSFPLRRSTSEPQLKGIVTRLSSRQGFQLQMQPDGTIDGTKDEDSTYAVFNLIPVGLRVVAIQGVQTKLYLAMNNEGFLYTSEHFTPECKFKESVFENYYVTYSSMLYRQQASGRAWYLGLNKEGGIMKGNHVKKNKAAAHFIPKPLKVAMYREPSLHDLTELSRSGSGTPTKSRSASALLNGGGKTPSNNDLS, encoded by the exons ATGAGTTTCCCTCTTCGCCGATCGACCTCAG AGCCCCAGTTAAAGGGCATTGTGACCAGGCTTTCCAGTCGCCAGGGCTTCCAGCTGCAGATGCAGCCTGATGGCACCATTGATGGAACCAAGGATGAAGACAGCACCTACG CTGTGTTCAACCTGATCCCAGTGGGACTCCGTGTGGTGGCCATCCAGGGCGTCCAGACCAAACTCTACTTGGCAATGAACAACGAAGGCTTTCTCTACACCTCT GAACATTTTACCCCGGAGTGTAAGTTCAAGGAGTCGGTGTTCGAGAACTACTACGTCACGTACTCCTCCATGCTGTACCGGCAGCAGGCCTCAGGCAGGGCCTGGTACCTGGGACTCAACAAGGAAGGCGGAATCATGAAGGGCAACCACGTAAAGAAGAACAAGGCCGCTGCACACTTCATACCGAAACCGCTCAAAG tggcCATGTACAGGGAGCCCTCTCTCCATGACCTGACTGAACTCTCACGGTCAGGCAGCGGCACGCCGACCAAGAGTCGCAGCGCTTCGGCCCTACTTAACGGCGGAGGGAAGACACCCAGCAACAATGACTTATCCTAG
- the fgf13b gene encoding fibroblast growth factor 13b isoform X1: MSRAAAIASSLIRQKRQAREREKANACRGSGSPSNSKGANEKPSKLNVFSRVKLFGSRKKRKRRRPPEPQLKGIVTRLSSRQGFQLQMQPDGTIDGTKDEDSTYAVFNLIPVGLRVVAIQGVQTKLYLAMNNEGFLYTSEHFTPECKFKESVFENYYVTYSSMLYRQQASGRAWYLGLNKEGGIMKGNHVKKNKAAAHFIPKPLKVAMYREPSLHDLTELSRSGSGTPTKSRSASALLNGGGKTPSNNDLS; this comes from the exons ATGTCCCGGGCAGCGGCTATCGCCAGCTCCCTGATCCGCCAGAAGCGGCAGGCGAGGGAGCGGGAGAAGGCGAACGCTTGCCGCGGCAGCGGCAGCCCGAGCAACAGCAAAGGCGCAAACGAGAAGCCGAGCAAGCTTAATGTGTTCTCGCGTGTCAAATTGTTTGGATCGAGGAAGAAACGGAAGAGAAGGCGACCTCCAG AGCCCCAGTTAAAGGGCATTGTGACCAGGCTTTCCAGTCGCCAGGGCTTCCAGCTGCAGATGCAGCCTGATGGCACCATTGATGGAACCAAGGATGAAGACAGCACCTACG CTGTGTTCAACCTGATCCCAGTGGGACTCCGTGTGGTGGCCATCCAGGGCGTCCAGACCAAACTCTACTTGGCAATGAACAACGAAGGCTTTCTCTACACCTCT GAACATTTTACCCCGGAGTGTAAGTTCAAGGAGTCGGTGTTCGAGAACTACTACGTCACGTACTCCTCCATGCTGTACCGGCAGCAGGCCTCAGGCAGGGCCTGGTACCTGGGACTCAACAAGGAAGGCGGAATCATGAAGGGCAACCACGTAAAGAAGAACAAGGCCGCTGCACACTTCATACCGAAACCGCTCAAAG tggcCATGTACAGGGAGCCCTCTCTCCATGACCTGACTGAACTCTCACGGTCAGGCAGCGGCACGCCGACCAAGAGTCGCAGCGCTTCGGCCCTACTTAACGGCGGAGGGAAGACACCCAGCAACAATGACTTATCCTAG